Proteins encoded by one window of Blautia faecicola:
- a CDS encoding ABC transporter substrate-binding protein, with amino-acid sequence MKRKIVAVVLASTMVFGMTACGSSGASDSSSTGSDAATDDTATDDGSEDANVTEGSSDDENTLTVWTWDPNFNIYAIEKAAEIYAKDHPGFKVDVSEIKSDDIETRLTTAVSAGDLSTLPDIFLMQDNSFQKYATNYPDIFTDLTDSGIDFSQFSQAKVAYSTLDGKNYGVPFDNGAVIECLRTDMLEQAGYTIDDFTDITWSDFMEKAKVVKEKTGQPILTSQAGSPDLVMEMLQSCGQSLFNEDGSVNIKDNKALKPILEIYQQMVADGTIVEVTDWDQYIASINNGTVAGVINGCWIMASIVANDEQSGQWAITNMPKLDGVDGATNYSNNGGSSWVISSNCQKQDLAIDFMKSTFAGSTDLYDDIISKGALATWAPAGDTDVYAQPVEFFSNEAVYAKIVDFATKTPSNITGPFYYDARDAVGVALSNIIQSGADMDDEIATAQDTVEFNMGG; translated from the coding sequence ATGAAAAGAAAAATTGTAGCAGTTGTATTAGCTTCCACAATGGTATTCGGAATGACAGCTTGTGGCTCTTCAGGAGCAAGCGATTCCTCAAGCACAGGAAGCGACGCAGCAACAGACGACACAGCAACAGATGACGGTTCAGAAGATGCAAACGTTACAGAAGGAAGTTCTGATGATGAAAACACACTGACTGTTTGGACATGGGATCCGAACTTCAACATCTATGCAATTGAAAAAGCAGCAGAGATTTATGCAAAAGATCATCCTGGATTCAAAGTAGACGTAAGCGAGATCAAATCCGACGATATCGAAACAAGACTGACAACAGCTGTTTCTGCCGGAGATCTGAGCACACTGCCTGACATTTTCCTGATGCAGGATAACTCCTTCCAGAAATATGCTACCAACTATCCGGACATCTTCACAGACCTGACAGATTCCGGAATCGACTTCAGCCAGTTCTCACAGGCGAAAGTTGCTTACTCCACACTGGATGGTAAGAACTATGGTGTCCCGTTTGATAACGGTGCTGTTATCGAGTGCCTGCGTACCGATATGCTGGAACAGGCAGGATACACAATTGATGATTTCACAGACATTACATGGTCTGATTTCATGGAAAAAGCAAAAGTTGTAAAAGAGAAAACCGGACAGCCGATCCTGACATCTCAGGCTGGCTCACCTGACCTGGTAATGGAGATGCTGCAGTCCTGTGGACAGTCTCTGTTCAACGAAGACGGATCCGTTAACATCAAAGACAACAAAGCTCTGAAACCAATCCTGGAGATCTATCAGCAGATGGTTGCAGACGGAACAATAGTAGAAGTTACTGACTGGGATCAGTACATTGCATCTATCAACAACGGCACAGTAGCTGGTGTTATCAACGGATGCTGGATCATGGCTTCTATCGTAGCTAACGATGAGCAGTCCGGACAGTGGGCAATCACAAATATGCCGAAACTGGATGGCGTTGACGGAGCTACTAACTACTCCAATAACGGTGGTTCTTCATGGGTAATCAGCTCTAACTGCCAGAAACAGGATCTTGCAATTGACTTTATGAAATCCACATTTGCTGGAAGCACAGATCTGTACGATGACATCATCTCCAAAGGAGCTCTGGCAACATGGGCACCAGCTGGCGATACAGATGTATATGCTCAGCCTGTAGAATTCTTCAGCAATGAAGCGGTTTATGCTAAGATCGTAGATTTTGCTACAAAGACTCCTTCCAATATCACTGGTCCATTCTACTATGATGCTCGTGATGCTGTAGGTGTTGCACTGTCCAATATCATCCAGAGTGGTGCAGATATGGACGATGAAATCGCAACCGCACAGGATACTGTAGAATTTAATATGGGTGGCTGA
- a CDS encoding helix-turn-helix domain-containing protein: protein MGRKRKPKMEYRYYEIPAGSPVLALLGDKWVQNYGREVDYLHFHNHLEVGFCYYGEGTVTFKEEDIPFDSNMFTVVPKNFPHTTNSTGDSLSYWEWLFIDADKFLREVYKDNPRMAQKVIDRVNKRAHFVRVQDKPQIGALVQQIIVCMRERKEFYLEEVKGLTLAFLLQVARWNREEAEKTEFEAGITSLITPAISYISEYCDRPIKVEELAAMCHISETHLRRVFHDCMQMSPVEYINSVRIRTACRELKRTNDTVGDIAVRCGFTTLSTFNRNFHRIMGISPQQWRKDPEHYERELLNYNIKAEKGW from the coding sequence ATGGGTAGAAAAAGAAAACCAAAGATGGAATACCGTTATTATGAAATTCCGGCAGGAAGTCCGGTGCTTGCTCTTTTGGGGGATAAATGGGTGCAGAATTACGGAAGGGAGGTTGATTACCTGCATTTTCACAATCATCTGGAAGTTGGATTTTGCTATTATGGGGAAGGTACCGTTACTTTTAAAGAAGAAGACATTCCCTTTGACAGCAATATGTTTACAGTGGTACCGAAGAACTTTCCTCATACTACAAACTCTACGGGAGACAGTCTCAGTTACTGGGAGTGGCTGTTTATTGATGCGGACAAATTTCTGAGGGAAGTTTATAAAGACAATCCCAGGATGGCACAGAAAGTGATCGATCGGGTGAATAAAAGAGCACATTTTGTGCGTGTTCAGGATAAACCCCAGATCGGAGCACTGGTGCAGCAGATCATTGTATGCATGCGGGAACGAAAGGAATTCTATCTGGAAGAAGTGAAAGGACTGACCCTGGCTTTTCTTTTGCAGGTGGCAAGGTGGAATCGGGAGGAAGCGGAAAAGACAGAATTCGAGGCAGGAATCACCAGTCTGATCACACCGGCGATTAGCTATATCAGCGAATATTGTGACCGTCCGATCAAGGTGGAGGAACTGGCTGCGATGTGCCATATCAGTGAAACACATCTGCGGAGGGTATTTCATGACTGTATGCAGATGTCACCTGTTGAGTATATTAATTCGGTTCGAATTCGCACAGCATGTAGGGAACTGAAGCGTACAAACGATACGGTGGGAGATATTGCCGTACGATGTGGATTCACCACGTTGTCCACGTTTAACAGGAATTTTCACAGGATTATGGGCATTTCACCACAACAGTGGAGAAAAGATCCGGAGCATTATGAACGTGAATTGTTGAATTACAATATAAAAGCCGAAAAAGGATGGTGA
- the nrdD gene encoding anaerobic ribonucleoside-triphosphate reductase, with translation MVYIIKKDGTKEEFDANKIKRAVNKSAGRVMYRFTDDEINFICKYATDRAEAMSRERKGGKIMIQDMHNIVEGALEQVNPAVAKSYRDYRNYKVDFIHMMDEVYTKSQSIRYIGDKSNANTDSALVATKRSLIFNELNKELYRKFFMNRNELQACKDGYIYIHDQSARLDTMNCCLFDVGSVLRGGFEMGNVWYNEPKTLDTAFDVMGDIILSTAAQQYGGFTVPEVDKILSPYAQKSYNKYYEEFLKYSDPSWEGREEKGRVYAWEKVCRDCDQGWQGIEYKLNTVGSSRGDYPFVTVTLGLGTGRFEKMISKSLLKVHMGGQGKAGHKKPVLFPKIVFLYDEEIHGDGKECEDVFEAGVACSAKTMYPDWLSMSGQGYISSMYKKYKKVISPMGCRAFLSPWYERGGMEPADENDVPVFVGRFNIGAVSLHLPMILAKARAENTDFYEVLDFYLEMIRGLHKRTYDYLGEMRASTNPLAYCEGGFYGGHLKPSDKIRPLLRPMTASFGITALNELQELYNGKSIAEDGEFALEVLRYINDKINVYKKEDQILYAIYGTPAESLCGLQVEQFRKMYGIVRGVSDRPYVSNSFHCHVTEDITPIQKQDLEGRFWELCNGGKIQYVRYPISYNVHAIKALIRRAMNLGYYEGVNLSLAYCDDCGHQELEMDVCPVCGSRNLTKIDRMNGYLSYSRVHGDTRLNDAKMAEIADRKSM, from the coding sequence ATGGTATATATTATCAAGAAGGACGGCACAAAAGAAGAGTTCGATGCCAATAAGATCAAGCGTGCGGTCAATAAATCGGCAGGTCGTGTCATGTATCGTTTTACCGATGACGAGATCAATTTTATCTGTAAATATGCGACCGACCGTGCAGAAGCCATGTCCAGAGAACGCAAGGGCGGAAAGATCATGATCCAGGATATGCACAACATCGTGGAGGGCGCTCTGGAACAGGTGAACCCGGCAGTAGCAAAAAGCTATCGTGATTACCGGAATTATAAAGTAGACTTTATTCATATGATGGACGAAGTCTACACGAAAAGCCAGTCCATCCGTTATATCGGAGATAAGAGCAACGCCAACACCGACAGTGCACTGGTAGCAACAAAACGAAGTCTGATCTTTAACGAGCTGAACAAAGAATTATACAGAAAATTCTTTATGAACCGGAACGAACTGCAGGCATGCAAAGATGGTTATATTTACATCCACGATCAGTCTGCGCGTCTGGATACAATGAACTGCTGTCTGTTTGATGTGGGATCTGTTCTGCGTGGTGGATTTGAGATGGGAAATGTCTGGTACAACGAGCCGAAGACCCTGGACACCGCATTTGACGTTATGGGTGATATCATCCTCAGTACCGCAGCACAGCAGTACGGCGGATTTACCGTACCGGAAGTAGACAAGATCCTGTCTCCGTATGCACAGAAAAGCTATAACAAATATTATGAAGAATTCCTGAAATATTCCGATCCGTCCTGGGAAGGAAGAGAAGAAAAGGGTCGTGTATATGCCTGGGAAAAAGTCTGCCGTGACTGTGATCAGGGATGGCAGGGAATTGAATATAAATTAAATACCGTTGGTTCCTCCCGTGGCGACTATCCGTTTGTTACTGTGACACTGGGACTGGGAACGGGAAGATTTGAAAAAATGATCTCAAAATCTCTGCTGAAAGTCCATATGGGCGGACAGGGAAAAGCCGGACATAAAAAACCGGTACTGTTCCCGAAGATTGTGTTCCTGTATGATGAAGAGATCCATGGAGATGGAAAAGAATGTGAAGATGTCTTTGAGGCAGGTGTTGCCTGCTCTGCAAAAACCATGTATCCGGACTGGCTGTCCATGAGTGGCCAGGGATATATTTCCAGCATGTACAAAAAATATAAAAAAGTAATCAGCCCGATGGGGTGTCGTGCCTTCTTAAGTCCGTGGTATGAGCGTGGCGGTATGGAACCGGCAGATGAAAACGATGTGCCTGTCTTTGTCGGTCGTTTCAACATCGGTGCGGTCAGCCTGCATCTTCCGATGATCCTGGCAAAAGCCCGTGCAGAGAACACAGATTTTTATGAAGTTCTGGATTTCTATCTGGAGATGATCCGCGGACTGCATAAGAGAACATACGATTACCTTGGTGAGATGCGTGCTTCCACGAATCCGCTGGCATACTGTGAGGGCGGTTTCTACGGAGGCCATCTGAAACCATCCGATAAGATCCGTCCGTTACTCCGTCCGATGACAGCCTCCTTCGGTATCACAGCACTGAACGAACTGCAGGAACTTTACAATGGTAAATCCATTGCCGAAGACGGAGAATTTGCACTGGAAGTGCTTCGTTATATCAATGATAAGATTAATGTATACAAAAAAGAGGATCAGATCCTGTATGCAATTTACGGAACACCGGCTGAGAGCCTTTGCGGTCTGCAGGTAGAGCAGTTCCGCAAGATGTACGGTATCGTGCGCGGGGTATCCGACCGTCCGTATGTGAGCAACAGTTTCCACTGCCACGTAACTGAGGATATTACTCCTATCCAAAAACAGGATCTGGAAGGAAGATTCTGGGAACTGTGCAACGGTGGTAAGATCCAATATGTCAGATATCCGATTTCCTACAATGTACATGCTATAAAAGCACTGATCCGTCGGGCGATGAATCTGGGTTATTATGAGGGTGTGAATCTGTCGCTGGCCTACTGCGACGATTGCGGACATCAGGAGCTCGAGATGGATGTCTGCCCGGTCTGCGGTTCCAGAAACCTGACCAAGATCGACCGTATGAACGGATACCTGTCCTACAGCCGTGTTCACGGAGATACCCGTCTGAACGATGCCAAGATGGCGGAGATCGCGGACAGAAAGTCAATGTAA
- a CDS encoding D-2-hydroxyacid dehydrogenase — MEQEKILVVLPVREEQKDRIRNTAPDAKVTYCLEAEVTKEQVQDANIIIGNVKPEFLKDSPNLRWIQLNNAGTEGFCEPGVLPKQAQLTNATGAYGMAISEHLIAMLFALQKRLDIYHDQQTDHRWEKQTHMMVTEGSHVLVIGLGDIGTTFARKMKVLGAHVTGIRRSQKPKPEYVDAQYTMEALPELLPQADIVVMSLPGYSDTKGVIGEKELQLMKSNAILLNVGRGTAIDSLALAKALQGRSIYGAGLDVTDPEPLPEDHPLWNAPHCIITPHVSGGYALPETLEKILNLSIENLERYEKGEALHNIIDFSTGYVKR, encoded by the coding sequence ATGGAACAGGAAAAAATATTAGTGGTTCTTCCGGTGAGAGAAGAACAGAAAGATCGAATCAGAAACACCGCACCGGATGCGAAAGTAACCTACTGCCTGGAAGCAGAGGTGACGAAAGAGCAGGTGCAGGATGCAAATATTATTATCGGCAACGTAAAACCGGAATTCTTAAAAGATTCCCCGAATCTGCGCTGGATACAGTTAAATAATGCCGGAACCGAAGGATTCTGCGAGCCGGGTGTTCTGCCAAAACAGGCACAGCTGACCAATGCAACCGGAGCCTACGGAATGGCGATTTCTGAGCATCTGATCGCGATGCTGTTTGCTCTGCAGAAACGCCTGGACATTTACCATGACCAGCAAACAGACCACCGCTGGGAAAAACAGACCCATATGATGGTCACAGAGGGAAGCCATGTTCTGGTGATCGGCCTTGGAGATATCGGAACGACATTTGCAAGAAAAATGAAAGTACTGGGTGCACATGTGACCGGCATTAGAAGGAGCCAGAAACCAAAACCGGAGTACGTGGATGCACAATACACAATGGAAGCCCTGCCGGAACTGTTGCCGCAGGCAGATATCGTGGTAATGAGCCTTCCGGGATACAGCGATACCAAAGGTGTGATTGGAGAAAAAGAATTACAGTTGATGAAATCGAACGCAATTTTGTTAAATGTAGGTCGCGGAACCGCCATCGACAGTCTGGCACTTGCGAAAGCACTGCAGGGGCGAAGCATTTACGGCGCAGGTCTGGACGTCACCGATCCGGAACCACTTCCGGAAGATCACCCGCTGTGGAATGCTCCGCACTGTATCATTACCCCACATGTGTCCGGTGGATATGCACTGCCGGAGACACTCGAGAAGATTCTGAATCTTTCGATTGAGAACCTGGAACGTTACGAAAAAGGCGAAGCCCTTCACAATATCATTGACTTTTCCACTGGATATGTGAAACGGTAA